The DNA segment GTTCACGAGGAAATGCTGTTGGAAGGTGTGTTTAGCTGTTTGGGTGACAGCTTTCCTCCTTGGCCTTCCTGATTTAATACTCTCAGAAGTGAGGCAGGCATCTGATAGAAGTGTCTGTCTAGCCATCTATCCTTCATCTATGGCTCGAGGAGGTAAAGCTGTCCTGGAGGTGGTCGAGGTGTTGCTGGGATTCCTACTTCCTCTGCTGGTCATGGTGACCTGCTACTGGCAGGTGGGCTGTGCACTCCGGGGCCTCCCTGATGAGAGCAGAGGGAAGAAGTGGAAAGCTCTGCGTGTCCTTCTCATTGTCGTAGGGGTGTTTGTGATGACTCAGCTGCCTTACAATGTGGTTAAGGTGTATCGGGCAATGGATACAGTCTACAGCTTAGTAACCCACTGCGGGGCGAGTAAGGTGCTTGATCAGGCGGCTCAGGTGACGGAAAGCCTGGCTCTCACTCACTGCTGTCTGAACCCGATCCTCTATGCCTTTGTGGGGTCTTCCTTCAAGATGCACATGATGAAAGTGGCCAAGAAGTTTGAAGCGAAGCGAAGGAAGAGGGGAagcaaaataacagaaacaaatgTGGAGGAGGGGATGGAAATGTCATTCAACTCCCACACTGCATCCCAAGAGACAAGAGACACATTCTCAATATGAGACATGACTGAAATGTCAGTGAGGTCTATGTGTctatatatgcacacacaagGTCCAGCAGGAGAGCATATAAAGCTTTTGTTGATGCAGGGTGTAGCAGCAGTAGCAAAATGCTTGCAAATCATTAAACTGTTCAAAAATTCCACTAGTTTTAGCAGTGTGTTcctaaaaacagttttattggcaGATCTTTTTCTGCCAAAGCGAACAGTTTATGTGCTGGTTCCAAAGGGCTCCAatatatattactttttttttgccctctgttgaagagaaaagaaaatcacttcAGGCACATATGTTGTATGAAAAGACCTGCTGAGACAGTTTGTAGTTACTCTTTGCAGGAgtagatgtatttatttacagtaGTATCCATAAGTGTTTGGACAGTGACATCCACCACAGTGGGTTCACTGAGATCTAATTCAAGTATTGCATTAACTTTTCAAGAATTACGGACATTCTTATACACAGTGCACCGTTTTCAAAATCTGAAAATaaattttttgattttatatttcaaattaattttaaatataaggattatttttaatAGCTGGATGAAAATCCAAGTCCATGGACATCACCAACTGCTACATTTCATTTCTTGAGATGCTCCACTTGGCCCTTACTACACCTActtcagttgctgcttgtttttttGGATTTGAAAACCATGCTTTTCTAAGTTGAAGTCAGGTGACCCAGTGGCCAGTTAAGAATATCCCAGCTCTCTGCCTcgagaaactcttgggttgaTTTTCCAGGACGCTTTGGGTTTTTTCCGTGTGCACTGTAAAATGCtatctgagcagagagtacagCCCTCTACACTTCATAATTCATCCAGCTACTTCTATAAGCAGG comes from the Oreochromis aureus strain Israel breed Guangdong linkage group 18, ZZ_aureus, whole genome shotgun sequence genome and includes:
- the ackr4a gene encoding atypical chemokine receptor 4, with amino-acid sequence MDFSEEDYDYENTSYNFTYDDYPAVCEKGDIRSFAALFLPIMYTVCLVVGLAGNVLVVAVYAYHKRLKTMTDAFLTHLAVADLLLLLTLPFWAADAARGWELGEVVCKIVSACYTVNFTCCMLLLACISLDRYLSLVRAQGRDRRQWLQRAFTRKCCWKVCLAVWVTAFLLGLPDLILSEVRQASDRSVCLAIYPSSMARGGKAVLEVVEVLLGFLLPLLVMVTCYWQVGCALRGLPDESRGKKWKALRVLLIVVGVFVMTQLPYNVVKVYRAMDTVYSLVTHCGASKVLDQAAQVTESLALTHCCLNPILYAFVGSSFKMHMMKVAKKFEAKRRKRGSKITETNVEEGMEMSFNSHTASQETRDTFSI